In the genome of Caballeronia sp. NK8, the window GCACGCCCAACAGCCACCAGACTTTCCAGAAGCGTTCTTCTCCGCGCCAGGCCTTGCGAAACATGCGTTGCGATGCAGTGGAAGGAGGCACGCATTCTACTCCACGCATGACCTACACCGAGAGGCTACGGCGCTTCGCCTCCATGCGCGTGATGAGCCGCTGCAGCACGTTTTCCGCCGCGCCCGAGAGTCGCACGAAGCGAAAGCCGACGACATAGCGCACGTCGCCGCGCGGCGTGGTCACGGTGCGCGGCGACAGCAATTCCAGATCGACGGGCAAGGCCACGCCCGCACCGAGATGCAGCACGACATCGTTGAACACGGTGCCGATCTCCGTTTCCGCGAGACGCGGAGTGTCCATGCGCAGCGCGATGCCGCCGAGCGAGACATCGTGCACTTCGTAGCGGAACGCTTCGCCGTCGGCGAATGCGCCTTTCGCGTAGAACGGATCGAGGATCGGCGCCGGCACGCGGAAATATTCGCGTCGCTGAAACTGATAGAGCTTCGCGGGAAACTCGGCTTCGAACGCCTGTCGCCCTTCATGAGTCACGGCGTGCGCCGCGCCCGTGCTGAACTCGACGCGCACGCCCTCCGGCGCGCCCTTGAAATACAACTGTCGCGCGTCCAGCAACGCGCGATTGTCCGACTCGACGCCGCCCCAGTCGAACACGATGCGCGCGCCGCGCACGTCGACTTCAAGCAATTGCGTGACGATCTGCCCGCCCGCGCTCGTCACGGTCAGCATGTCGCGGCGCTGCGCGAGACTGCGCAGACAGATGGAAATCTCGGATGGCGTATGACGCGCGAAGCGTTCGTGATCTTCGGCGAATTTCTCGATATCGGATGCGTGCGGCAACGGTGCGGCGAGCATGATGGTCCAATCTAGTTATCAGTTTGGGACAGCGAACGGCGGCTACCTGTTGACGCATATGTTGCACGAAAAGAACGCGGTTCAGTACGTCAGTAACAACTAGATTTTCATGGTAATTCAGCGTTTTGCAGAGCAGCAAAACGTTTTTTCTTACGTATTGCTTTCGAAAACGACGAAGGCCGGGCGCGATCGCCCGGCCTTCGTCCGCGTCGGCCTGAACGGATCAGGCGAGCGCGTCGAGTTCGCTCGCGAGCGCGCGGCGTCTGATCGGCGCAAGCGCCGCGCCGAGACGTTCGCCCTGCGCCTCGGTGATCACGCTGCCGAGAATCTCGCCGAAGCGCGGCTCGTCGACGCCCGAGATGATGTACTGCCAGCGATACGCATCGACCAGCGCCGCATGCACGTGCGCCTCTTCGTCATCCGACAACGCGCGGTCGAGCAGCGTGACGAAGTAATGTGCATCGGCGGCGGCTTGCGCCTGCATCATGCCGTCAATCGCGGCGACGAGGTCGATCAGATCGCCGATCGCGGCATCGCGCGCGGCGTCGTCGATGCGCGCATCCTCGCGCAGCCACTCCAGTTCGTCGATGATCGCGTGCTGCGACTCTTCCTTCCAGTGAAACAGGAAGATGTCCTTGAAGAGCGGCGACAGCGTCGCGTCGCTCTCCATGCTCTGCCGGTAGTGCACCTGCGTGACAATCTCGACGCAACAGGTCAGCGCGAGAATCGACCAGGTGGATTTGCCGAGCACGAACGCGGCGACTTCGTCGGCCTGCGAGACGAAGCGGTAGCCAGGCGGCAGCGCGAGGGACGCGAGCGCCTCGACGCGGCGGAACAGCTCCTGATGCTTCAGTTCCTCATCCGTGAAGCGGACGATCGCTTCGAGCGCGGTCTGGTCGCCGAGTGCGTGATCGCATCCGACTTCCAGCATCTTCGCGCCGACGAAGCGCTCGATCATGCCGAACATGTTGGCGTAGGTACGGCCCTGGATCTGCGACATCAGGCGGCGTTCGCGCGTATCGAGAAACGGCAGGCGGTTCACTTCAGACAGCCCGTCGGGCATGAACTTGTGCGCGGGATCGAATTGACGGCCGCGCAATACGTCGCGATCGATATCCCAGCGGATGCGGCGGGACACTTCGATGCACTTCGCATAGCGTTGATGCGGACTGACCTTGGCGGACTCGTGTTGAACAGCTTTCATGTGCGAACTCCGGGATGACTCTGCGTCGATGATTGCGATGAAATGGGCGCCATGTAGAGCGGCGCGCTGCGTCGAACAGGTCGGCGTAGGGTCATTCGTCGCGTCACCGTTCTGCGAATCATTCTCGGGAAAGGCGCGTTTGCGCACATGAGGCGCATGTCCCGGTTGTGTACCGGGACGCTGGGTTTTGTCGGCGGGAAAGGGGGACCTGTGTCCCGAAGCACTCAGGCAGGCTCAGGCGGATGCGTCGAAGCCCGCGCGGCGCGCGAGCACGATCGCCTGCGCGCGATTCTCGACTTCGAGCTTCGAGAAGATGCTGGTGATGTGATTGCGCACCGTCTTCTCGCTGAGCGCGAGGCGCGCGGCGATCTGCGCGTTGTCGCGCCCGCCCGCGAGCAATTCGACGATATCGCGCTCGCGCGGCGTCAACGCGGAAAACGCGGGATCGCTCACTTGCGCCGAGGGCAGGAACGCGCGCACTTCCTCGCACCAGCGCGGCCAGGCGGCGTCGAATTCGAGCGTGAGATGGTTCTCGCTTTCGAGCGGCACGAAGCGCGCGCCGGGAATCTGCCCGGCGAGCAGTCGGCTTTCGTCGAAGGGCACGCGCGCGTCGCCGCTAGCGTGCAGCACGAGCGTCGGACATTGCACGCGCGGCAGCAGATCGACCACGTCGATCTCGTTGAACACGCGCATGATGCGCGCGGCGTTGCGCGGCGTCGTCGTGAGCCGTTCGAGTTCGTTGAACCAGTGATGCTGCTGCGGCGTGCCGCCAGGAATGAACTGCGTCGTAAAGAACTGACGAAATGCCGGATTGTGCTTGCCCCAGCCGAGCTCCGCGAGCTTCACGAGCATTTCGGCTTCCTCGTGCAGCGCCGGATCGCACGTTCGTTTCAAACGGCCGCGTGCGTAGCCGCCGTGCAGCACGAGATGCGTGACGCGCTCGGGATGCGCCACCGCATACGCGATAGCGATCGACGCGCCCTGCGAAATCCCGAGCAGCGGAAAGCGTTCGAGGCCGCTCGCATCGACGACGGTTTCGAGATCGCGCAGCCACGCGCCGAAGGAAATATCGCCGACATCGTGGTCCGAGAGACCGCAGCCGCGCTGATCGTAGCGAATCAGCGTGTGACGGCTGCATAGTTCGAGCATCAGATGGCTCCAGACCGGGCTCGTGAAGTCCAGTTCCAGATGACTGAGCCAGTTCGCCGCCTTGATGAGCGGCGGGCCCGAACCGCACGTCGCATACGCGATTCGCACGCCGTCGCTCGCCGTGCAGAGGCGGATCTGCTGCCGTGTTGTGGGCGGGCGCGTCGACATCGGAATGATGTGTAAGTAGGGACTACGTACAGAGGCGACGCCCGCGCGGCAGCACCGCGCGAACGCGTTTCATGCTCGCGCGTAAACGATCAGAAAGTCAAGGACGGCGCGCGCCGCGCATCTGGCTCGTCAGGTCGCCGTGATGCATCGCGAGCGCGCGCAGCGACGGCCACATATGCATGTAGTGCACCATGAAGCTGTCGCGGCTCTGAAGCTGGTACGGCGTGTTGATCGTCGCGCAGTCGAGCAGATCGCGATCCTCGGCCAGGCCGTGCCGCTGCAGCACCCTGATGAACACGTCCTGATCGCCGCCGCTCGCATAGGTGGAGGATTTATCCGCGATCCCGCCGATCGTCTGCTCGATCTCCGTCAGCAGATCGAGATTCTGCTGCGTGTTGCGAAAGCCCAAGATGCCTGAATTGAACTGCCAGCTCATGTCCGTCGCGATCACGCGGTCGCGGTTCTGCAACAGCGATTCGAGCGGCTGACCCTGATCGACCACGAGCACGTCGGCATCGATCCAGAAGATCCATTCGTGCTCGGGAAGATGGCGCAGCAACACCCACGGTTTCAGCCAGTTGCCGCTTGCGCCCGCTTCCGGCGGCACATCGCGATAAAGGTGCAGCGCGTAGCCGTGCCGCTCGCAATAGCGGCGCACATTGCGCTCGGCGATTGCCCCGTATTCGCGGATGTTCGGCGTATAGAGCATCGCGAGTGCGATCGGTGCGTGGCCGTTCCACGCTTCGTATCGCGCTTCGCCGGCTTCCGGCGGCGGCAAAGCGAGATATGGCGCGCCGCGCGACTGGCAATCGTTGACGTGTTCCG includes:
- a CDS encoding flagellar brake protein, whose product is MLAAPLPHASDIEKFAEDHERFARHTPSEISICLRSLAQRRDMLTVTSAGGQIVTQLLEVDVRGARIVFDWGGVESDNRALLDARQLYFKGAPEGVRVEFSTGAAHAVTHEGRQAFEAEFPAKLYQFQRREYFRVPAPILDPFYAKGAFADGEAFRYEVHDVSLGGIALRMDTPRLAETEIGTVFNDVVLHLGAGVALPVDLELLSPRTVTTPRGDVRYVVGFRFVRLSGAAENVLQRLITRMEAKRRSLSV
- a CDS encoding alpha/beta fold hydrolase, which encodes MSTRPPTTRQQIRLCTASDGVRIAYATCGSGPPLIKAANWLSHLELDFTSPVWSHLMLELCSRHTLIRYDQRGCGLSDHDVGDISFGAWLRDLETVVDASGLERFPLLGISQGASIAIAYAVAHPERVTHLVLHGGYARGRLKRTCDPALHEEAEMLVKLAELGWGKHNPAFRQFFTTQFIPGGTPQQHHWFNELERLTTTPRNAARIMRVFNEIDVVDLLPRVQCPTLVLHASGDARVPFDESRLLAGQIPGARFVPLESENHLTLEFDAAWPRWCEEVRAFLPSAQVSDPAFSALTPRERDIVELLAGGRDNAQIAARLALSEKTVRNHITSIFSKLEVENRAQAIVLARRAGFDASA